From the genome of Nicotiana sylvestris chromosome 2, ASM39365v2, whole genome shotgun sequence, one region includes:
- the LOC104244156 gene encoding choline-phosphate cytidylyltransferase 1-like: protein MENGSEDPQLQQQQQQQPQPRRLKPIPPNPPPTDRPARIYADGIYDLFHFGHARALEQAKKLLPNTYLLVGCCNDEITHMYKGKTVMNDKERYESLRHCKWVDEVIPDAPWVVTPEFIEKHQIDYVAHDALPYADASGAGNDVYEYVKSIGKFLETKRTDGISTSDLIMRIVKDYNEYVMRNLDRGYSRKDLGLSYVKEKRLRVNRGLKKLHERVKKQQEKVEEKIQTVAKHRNIWVENADRLVAGFLEMFEEGCHKMGTVIRDRIQEQIRTKSIKGLLYDKEDDDDDYDYYYGSTDDDEEYYDGEDED, encoded by the exons ATGGAGAATGGAAGCGAAGATCCACaattacaacaacaacagcaacaacagccgCAGCCGCGACGGTTGAAACCGATCCCACCAAATCCACCGCCAACAGATCGACCGGCCCGTATTTACGCTGACGGTATCTACGATCTTTTCCACTTCGGCCATGCTCGCGCCCTTGAACAAGCCAAAAAACT GTTGCCCAACACTTATCTTCTTGTTGGATGCTGCAATGATGAAATCACCCACATGTACAAGGGAAAAACTGTTATGAATGATAAGGAGCGCTACGAATCTCTGCGCCACTGCAA ATGGGTTGATGAAGTTATTCCAGATGCGCCTTGGGTTGTTACTCCGGAGTTCATTGAGAAACATCAGATTGACTATGTGGCACATGATGCTCTTCC TTATGCAGATGCAAGTGGAGCTGGAAATGATGTTTACGAGTAT GTTAAGTCCATTGGTAAGTTTTTGGAGACCAAGCGGACTGATGGAATATCTACTTCAGATTTAATAATGAGGATTGTAAAAGATTACAATGAATATGTGATGCGCAATTTGGACCGAGGATATTCAAGGAAGGATCTTGGTCTAAGCTACGTGAAG GAAAAAAGGCTGAGAGTGAACAGGGGGTTGAAAAAGTTGCATGAGAGAGTAAAGAAACAACAAGAAAAAGTGGAAGAGAAG ATACAAACAGTAGCAAAGCATCGGAATATTTGGGTGGAAAATGCTGATAGATTGGTTGCTGGTTTCCTTGAGATGTTTGAAGAGGGTTGCCACAAGATG GGCACTGTCATAAGAGACCGGATTCAAGAACAGATAAGGACCAAGAGTATAAAAGGGCTTCTATATGACAAAGAAGACGACGATGATGATTATGACTACTATTATGGGAGCACTGACGATGATGAAGAATACTACGATGGTGAAGATGAAGACTAG
- the LOC104243961 gene encoding RING-H2 finger protein ATL73-like: MAKPLPPTQSPTILEPKTPFLDQPHNTENALNFNLAVIIAALICALLCALGLNSMLQCVLQCTHRTISEPVEWVASKRMNTGLKKKDMVALPTSTYNNANSSASSSSSSVSSCAICLLDFMDGERIRVLPQCNHSFHVACIDKWLLSHSSCPTCRFHLNSGNCLPFL; encoded by the coding sequence ATGGCTAAACCCCTCCCTCCAACACAAAGCCCAACCATTCTTGAACCTAAAACCCCTTTTCTTGATCAACCCCATAACACTGAAAATGCACTAAACTTCAACTTAGCAGTGATAATTGCAGCCCTAATATGTGCTTTGCTTTGTGCTCTTGGCCTAAACTCTATGTTACAATGTGTGCTTCAATGCACTCATAGGACTATTTCTGAGCCAGTTGAATGGGTAGCTTCAAAGAGAATGAACACAGGGCTTAAGAAAAAAGATATGGTTGCTTTGCCAACATCTACTTATAATAATGCAAAttctagtgcttcttcttcatcatcatcagtttCAAGCTGTGCTATTTGCTTGTTGGATTTCATGGATGGAGAGAGAATTAGGGTTCTTCCTCAATGTAATCATTCTTTCCATGTTGCTTGTATTGATAAATGGCTGCTCTCGCATTCTTCTTGCCCTACTTGTAGGTTTCATCTCAATTCTGGTAATTGTTTGCCGTTTTTGTAG